In one window of uncultured Draconibacterium sp. DNA:
- a CDS encoding DUF4270 domain-containing protein produces the protein MKYSTVQLLKIVVGLFVLVNILVACNSEQNDLGLGILPDEDLINIRNISVSDKIASYTFTENGITSNKGGTNLLGTLNDPVFGKTTANYAAQFRLTSFPDFGTNPVVDSVRLYLYYRNIYGDTITTQHVKVYEMETYLDPDAEYTQDIDLKSMASDIPLAEFDYTPKVELDSATQDTNFQLLTIPLDNELGEKLIGADSLDMINNDVFLQYFKGLLLESADVSGEGSLVTLYTAPIGTFRGAALLVYYNNDENTILLEADEDPDTLWQPYEITQYSLRVSQFKHDYSDAPFLGGLDQEEEESDLVYVQPTGGLKSRITINGLESWKDSTNMGINKAEIIFHVDTTESDIHNYPPPNQLMFTFEAPDGEEYRPIDFFFNPLFYGGVLDTSDYTYTFNITQHVQRIIDVTDPDDDDFVGNQGFFLTTGRRTDIANRVVLKGAKQGGVDMRITYSKFLD, from the coding sequence ATGAAATACAGTACAGTGCAGTTGTTAAAAATAGTTGTAGGATTGTTCGTTCTTGTAAACATTTTGGTTGCGTGCAATAGCGAGCAAAACGATTTGGGGCTGGGCATCCTTCCTGACGAAGACCTGATTAATATTCGAAATATTTCTGTTTCGGATAAAATTGCGTCTTATACATTTACTGAAAATGGAATTACTTCCAACAAAGGAGGAACAAATCTTTTGGGAACACTAAATGATCCGGTTTTTGGAAAAACAACTGCCAATTATGCAGCGCAGTTTCGGTTAACTTCATTTCCTGATTTTGGAACCAATCCGGTAGTTGATTCAGTTCGTTTGTATCTGTATTACCGAAATATTTATGGCGACACAATCACAACACAGCATGTTAAAGTGTACGAAATGGAAACGTACCTCGACCCGGATGCTGAATACACCCAGGATATTGATTTAAAATCGATGGCTTCGGATATCCCGCTTGCCGAATTTGATTATACACCAAAAGTGGAGCTGGATTCTGCAACTCAGGACACCAACTTCCAATTGTTAACCATTCCATTGGATAATGAATTGGGAGAAAAGCTGATTGGTGCCGATTCACTAGACATGATCAACAACGATGTTTTCTTGCAGTATTTTAAAGGCCTTTTACTAGAAAGTGCTGATGTTTCAGGAGAAGGATCGTTGGTGACCTTATATACAGCACCTATTGGTACGTTTCGAGGGGCGGCGTTGTTGGTCTATTATAACAACGACGAAAATACCATATTACTGGAAGCAGACGAAGATCCTGATACGTTATGGCAGCCTTATGAGATAACTCAATATAGTTTGCGTGTTAGCCAATTTAAACACGATTACTCCGATGCACCGTTTTTAGGCGGCCTTGATCAGGAAGAGGAGGAAAGCGACCTGGTTTACGTTCAGCCAACCGGGGGATTAAAGTCGCGTATAACTATTAATGGTCTTGAGAGCTGGAAAGATTCAACAAATATGGGTATCAATAAAGCTGAAATCATTTTTCATGTTGATACCACTGAAAGCGATATTCATAATTATCCACCACCTAACCAGCTGATGTTTACATTCGAGGCGCCGGACGGAGAAGAATACCGCCCAATTGATTTCTTCTTTAATCCTTTGTTTTACGGTGGTGTTTTAGATACCAGCGATTACACCTACACCTTTAATATTACGCAGCACGTTCAGCGAATTATCGATGTAACCGATCCTGATGATGATGACTTTGTTGGAAACCAGGGATTCTTCCTTACAACAGGTCGTCGTACTGATATTGCCAACCGGGTAGTTTTAAAAGGTGCAAAACAAGGTGGGGTTGATATGAGGATCACGTATTCAAAATTTTTGGATTAA
- a CDS encoding GNAT family N-acetyltransferase, translating into MIEISTDKKRLDIKVIHNYLSNESYWAKGRTLETVQHSIENSLCFGVYIEDRQVGFARVITDYAVFAWLLDVFILPEYQGKGYGKKLMEAIMTHNHLQGLRRWGLGTDDAHGLYKQFGFAPLHKPQNMMEIICQNK; encoded by the coding sequence ATGATAGAAATTTCAACTGATAAGAAAAGACTCGATATCAAGGTTATTCATAATTATTTGTCGAACGAATCCTATTGGGCTAAAGGGCGTACATTGGAAACCGTGCAGCATTCCATCGAAAATTCGCTGTGTTTTGGCGTATACATCGAAGACAGACAGGTTGGATTTGCACGGGTAATTACCGATTATGCGGTTTTTGCCTGGCTACTCGATGTTTTTATCCTTCCGGAATACCAGGGGAAGGGATACGGAAAAAAATTAATGGAAGCCATAATGACACATAACCATTTGCAGGGGCTTCGACGTTGGGGACTGGGAACCGACGATGCACACGGATTGTACAAACAATTTGGATTTGCGCCCTTGCATAAGCCTCAAAATATGATGGAGATTATTTGTCAAAATAAATAG
- a CDS encoding MFS transporter, translated as MNTKAQKLTLLEKIGYGSGDAAVNVVISSMFLIITYFYTDIFGIKPKDVALMFLLVRLIDAISDPLMGLITDKYKFKGGRFRPYFLFLSVPFGISVFLTFTTPDFDYAGKLIYAYITYIFVTLMFTSVTIPYISLIGVLTNDPQERLSANGYRLFFAKVAAFMVSIVVPILAEKLGKDDMGRGYQLAMGLMALMGTLLFLFSYFTTKERIEHVVDKKSLLEQFRLLIKNKQWLILWGSCLSGTTGYVIRSSVAIFYAKYYLGGDAGMQSTFMATGVAGAILAMPLSTFITKRFCKVKLFWMSQLGVGVLSVLMFVLVQPKPDSVILAYVLYFILSVVVDVHAPVFWSAIAEAVDHGHAETGKRVSGLAFGGISFAQKAGMGVAGAVVGLLLDAFGYIPDEIQTKTALTGLALMLTLIPGVFHVINGMLIYRYKITDKFYATIKAKIHI; from the coding sequence ATGAACACTAAAGCTCAAAAGCTAACCTTACTGGAAAAAATCGGCTACGGATCGGGAGATGCTGCCGTAAACGTGGTTATATCATCCATGTTCTTGATCATTACGTATTTTTATACTGATATTTTCGGAATAAAACCCAAAGATGTTGCCCTTATGTTCCTACTGGTTCGGCTGATCGACGCGATCAGCGATCCTCTAATGGGGCTGATCACCGATAAATATAAATTTAAAGGAGGCCGTTTTCGACCTTACTTTTTGTTCCTTTCGGTTCCTTTCGGCATCTCGGTGTTTTTAACCTTCACCACTCCGGATTTCGATTATGCCGGTAAACTGATTTACGCATACATTACTTACATTTTTGTAACGCTGATGTTTACATCGGTTACCATTCCATATATTTCGCTGATCGGTGTATTAACCAACGATCCACAGGAGCGTTTATCGGCAAACGGTTACCGCCTTTTCTTTGCTAAAGTTGCCGCATTTATGGTGTCGATTGTGGTTCCTATTCTGGCAGAAAAATTAGGGAAGGACGATATGGGAAGAGGTTACCAGCTGGCCATGGGATTAATGGCGCTAATGGGAACCTTACTTTTTCTGTTTAGTTATTTCACCACCAAAGAACGTATTGAGCATGTTGTAGATAAAAAATCGCTGCTTGAACAGTTTCGCTTGCTTATAAAAAACAAGCAATGGTTGATTTTGTGGGGCTCGTGTCTGTCGGGAACTACCGGATATGTAATTCGTAGTTCGGTTGCTATTTTTTACGCCAAATATTACCTGGGAGGCGATGCCGGTATGCAGTCGACTTTTATGGCAACAGGCGTAGCCGGAGCTATTTTGGCCATGCCATTATCAACGTTTATAACCAAACGTTTTTGTAAGGTAAAACTGTTCTGGATGTCGCAGTTGGGAGTGGGAGTATTAAGTGTATTGATGTTCGTTTTAGTTCAGCCAAAACCCGACAGCGTGATCCTGGCTTACGTCCTGTATTTTATCCTTTCAGTAGTGGTTGATGTTCATGCTCCAGTATTCTGGTCGGCCATTGCCGAAGCCGTAGACCACGGACATGCCGAAACAGGGAAACGTGTATCAGGACTGGCATTCGGAGGTATTTCCTTTGCTCAGAAAGCAGGTATGGGTGTTGCCGGAGCAGTGGTTGGTTTATTGCTCGATGCGTTTGGATATATACCTGACGAGATACAAACAAAAACAGCATTAACCGGACTGGCACTTATGCTGACTTTAATTCCGGGTGTTTTTCATGTAATTAACGGAATGTTGATTTATCGATACAAAATCACCGACAAATTTTACGCAACAATAAAAGCAAAAATTCATATTTAA
- a CDS encoding response regulator, with protein MNDKPKILYVDDEELNITVFRLTFSKVFEVLTADSGDKGMEIFSSDPDIKFVISDMRMPAMNGLEFIRKIRNVCAHTPCSILSGYQQSPEILDALDNGEIVDYLLKPFDKRAIEQLVLKHVNGTTGN; from the coding sequence ATGAATGACAAACCCAAAATTCTTTATGTGGACGATGAAGAATTGAATATCACCGTTTTTCGTTTAACATTCTCGAAAGTTTTTGAGGTGTTAACTGCCGATAGCGGCGATAAAGGCATGGAAATATTCTCCAGCGATCCGGACATAAAATTTGTAATTTCCGATATGAGAATGCCTGCCATGAATGGACTGGAGTTTATCCGGAAAATTAGAAATGTATGTGCACATACTCCCTGCAGCATACTGTCGGGCTATCAGCAAAGCCCGGAGATTTTGGATGCCCTGGATAACGGCGAGATCGTCGACTATTTACTGAAACCTTTTGACAAAAGAGCAATCGAGCAATTAGTACTCAAGCATGTTAACGGAACGACCGGGAATTAA
- the panC gene encoding pantoate--beta-alanine ligase encodes MKLVSTIQELQTEIQHLTNDKTVGFVPTMGALHQGHISLVKQAVSENPVVVVSIFVNPTQFNDPSDLERYPRTLENDMKLLEPTGCSIVFAPNAKEVYPEPDKRKFNFGKLEEVMEGNHRPGHFNGVAQVVSRLFDMVKPTKAYFGLKDFQQLAIVKNMVKQLQLPVEIVPCAIIREKSGLAMSSRNELLTEEQRKNAAVISETLFKAKELKAQKSVQEITDWVTETINKNPFLDVEYFEIVDDEQLQPVKNWDEDSTKVGCVAVFCGKIRLIDNIVF; translated from the coding sequence ATGAAACTGGTTAGTACAATACAAGAGCTACAGACTGAAATACAGCACCTTACCAATGATAAAACAGTGGGTTTTGTACCCACAATGGGGGCACTGCATCAAGGCCATATTTCACTGGTAAAACAGGCCGTTTCGGAAAACCCGGTAGTGGTGGTAAGTATTTTTGTAAATCCAACACAATTTAACGATCCGTCCGATCTGGAACGTTATCCGCGCACGCTCGAGAACGATATGAAATTATTGGAACCAACGGGTTGCTCAATCGTTTTTGCACCCAACGCAAAAGAGGTTTACCCCGAACCGGATAAACGTAAATTTAACTTTGGAAAATTAGAAGAGGTAATGGAAGGCAATCATCGCCCGGGGCACTTTAATGGTGTGGCACAGGTGGTTAGCCGGCTTTTTGACATGGTAAAACCTACCAAAGCTTACTTCGGATTGAAGGATTTTCAGCAATTGGCCATTGTTAAAAATATGGTGAAACAACTGCAACTTCCTGTGGAAATTGTACCTTGCGCCATTATTCGCGAAAAAAGTGGTTTGGCCATGAGCTCGCGAAACGAATTATTGACGGAAGAACAGCGGAAAAATGCGGCCGTAATTTCAGAGACTTTGTTTAAAGCCAAAGAACTTAAGGCACAGAAATCCGTACAAGAAATCACGGATTGGGTAACAGAAACAATAAACAAGAACCCCTTCCTTGATGTTGAATATTTTGAGATCGTTGACGACGAACAGCTGCAACCGGTGAAAAACTGGGACGAAGATTCTACAAAAGTTGGATGTGTTGCTGTTTTTTGCGGAAAGATCCGATTAATTGACAATATAGTTTTTTAA
- a CDS encoding glycoside hydrolase family 43 protein, producing the protein MKQLLISIAVLTLFAACTPKAQTPKVYLFSYFKDNGQDGLHLAYSKDGYHFWALNNDSSILAPQVANDKLMRDPCIIQGPDNRFHMVWTVSWNDRGIGYAWSEDLINWSEQQFVPVMQHEPTAKNCWAPEIIYDDDKKQYMIYWATTIPGRFEAGETQGDSEYNHRMYYTTTKDFEAFTPTKLLYDEGFNVIDAVIKKINGEYLMFLKDETRYPPKKHIRIAKSTSLYGGYKLASEAISPDWVEGPTVAQVNDAWVLYYDEYTRHHMGAMRSADLINWEVINDSISFPEGTRHGTIFNVDESVLNGLLNAFKATN; encoded by the coding sequence ATGAAACAACTGCTTATTTCTATCGCCGTTCTCACCCTTTTTGCAGCTTGCACACCAAAGGCACAGACTCCAAAGGTATATCTGTTTTCGTATTTTAAAGACAATGGACAAGATGGACTGCACCTTGCTTATAGTAAAGATGGGTATCATTTTTGGGCCTTGAACAACGATTCCTCCATTCTTGCACCACAAGTTGCCAACGACAAATTAATGCGCGATCCGTGTATTATTCAGGGGCCGGATAATCGTTTTCATATGGTGTGGACAGTAAGTTGGAACGACAGAGGAATTGGTTATGCGTGGTCGGAAGATTTAATCAACTGGTCGGAGCAACAATTTGTACCGGTGATGCAACACGAGCCAACCGCCAAAAACTGTTGGGCTCCGGAAATTATTTATGATGACGATAAGAAGCAATACATGATTTACTGGGCCACCACAATTCCCGGACGATTTGAAGCCGGCGAAACACAGGGCGACAGCGAATATAACCACCGTATGTATTACACCACCACAAAAGATTTTGAGGCATTTACACCCACAAAACTTTTGTACGACGAAGGCTTTAATGTAATTGATGCCGTTATAAAAAAAATAAACGGTGAGTACCTGATGTTTCTGAAAGATGAAACCCGTTATCCACCCAAAAAACATATTCGCATTGCCAAAAGCACTTCGCTTTATGGAGGCTATAAACTCGCTTCTGAAGCCATCTCGCCCGATTGGGTAGAAGGACCAACTGTAGCACAAGTAAACGATGCGTGGGTTTTGTATTACGACGAATACACCCGCCACCACATGGGAGCCATGCGATCGGCCGATTTAATCAACTGGGAAGTAATAAACGACAGCATCAGTTTTCCGGAAGGAACTCGCCACGGCACTATTTTTAACGTAGACGAATCGGTTTTGAACGGTTTACTAAATGCTTTTAAAGCAACGAATTAA
- a CDS encoding family 43 glycosylhydrolase: MDTTGKNAPLVEQRADPFVHKHTDGYYYFTGSVPTYDRIELRKSKTIAGLKNADTFDVWFKHKTGPMSRHIWAPEIHYLDGKWYIYFAASEEEDIWALRPYVLECKGQDPLKDEWIELGMMRAADGDEKSFIDFSLDPTIFENKGKRYFCWAEKTGGQFAASNLYLAEMESPIKLKTVQFMLTTPDYDWERVDFWVNEGPAVIKNKGKIYITFSASATGACYCMGLMEADENADLLDRNSWKKSRYPVLETDYEKKIYGPGHNCFTVAEDDVTPLCIYHARDYEKAVGDPAVVPESDKRPLDEIIEDPLYDPNRHARAMEVKFDADGKPVFEF; encoded by the coding sequence ATGGATACTACAGGAAAAAATGCGCCATTGGTTGAGCAGCGTGCCGATCCTTTTGTGCACAAACATACTGATGGTTATTATTATTTCACCGGTTCGGTACCTACCTATGATCGTATTGAGCTCCGGAAATCAAAAACTATAGCCGGCTTAAAAAATGCCGATACATTTGATGTATGGTTTAAACACAAAACCGGTCCCATGAGCCGTCATATCTGGGCTCCTGAAATTCATTACCTCGATGGAAAATGGTACATCTATTTTGCTGCCAGCGAAGAAGAAGACATTTGGGCATTACGTCCTTATGTGTTGGAATGTAAAGGCCAGGATCCGTTAAAAGATGAGTGGATTGAACTGGGAATGATGCGGGCCGCTGATGGCGATGAGAAATCATTCATCGACTTTTCCCTGGATCCTACCATTTTTGAGAATAAGGGCAAACGCTATTTCTGTTGGGCCGAAAAAACCGGTGGGCAGTTTGCTGCTTCCAATTTATATTTGGCCGAAATGGAATCGCCCATCAAATTAAAAACCGTGCAGTTTATGCTTACCACGCCCGATTACGATTGGGAACGTGTTGATTTCTGGGTAAACGAAGGACCGGCGGTGATTAAGAACAAGGGCAAAATTTACATCACGTTCTCGGCAAGTGCCACCGGCGCCTGTTATTGTATGGGGTTGATGGAAGCCGATGAGAATGCCGATCTGTTGGATCGGAATTCGTGGAAAAAATCAAGATATCCGGTACTCGAAACCGATTACGAAAAGAAAATATATGGTCCGGGACACAACTGTTTTACCGTGGCTGAAGATGATGTGACGCCATTGTGTATTTATCATGCCCGCGATTACGAGAAAGCTGTTGGCGATCCGGCAGTTGTTCCTGAAAGCGATAAACGCCCGCTTGATGAGATTATTGAAGATCCGTTGTACGACCCTAACCGTCATGCACGGGCGATGGAAGTTAAGTTTGATGCTGACGGGAAACCGGTGTTTGAGTTTTAG
- a CDS encoding DJ-1/PfpI family protein, whose product MKKVLLLLANGFEFFEASVFIDVMGWNMEEGDCSTKLYVCGATKEIKSAFDHILIADYLIDEVDVSEFDALAIPGGFEVYDFYKDAYSDKFLHMIREFRANDKIIASICAGALPLGKSGILKGKNGTTYRSDVRREALKNFGVNVLDQPIVIDDNMITSWNPSTAAGVAFLLLEMLTTQENAEKVKQLMGF is encoded by the coding sequence ATGAAAAAAGTATTACTGTTATTAGCCAACGGATTCGAATTTTTTGAAGCAAGTGTATTTATCGATGTAATGGGCTGGAACATGGAAGAAGGCGACTGTTCAACAAAACTGTATGTTTGTGGAGCTACCAAAGAAATAAAAAGTGCTTTCGATCATATACTGATTGCCGATTATCTGATCGACGAGGTAGATGTAAGCGAATTTGACGCGCTGGCAATTCCCGGAGGATTTGAAGTGTACGATTTTTACAAGGATGCATACAGCGATAAGTTTCTCCATATGATTCGGGAATTTCGGGCAAACGATAAAATTATTGCATCAATTTGTGCGGGTGCTTTGCCCCTTGGCAAGAGTGGTATTTTAAAAGGTAAAAACGGAACAACATACAGAAGTGACGTCAGGCGAGAGGCACTGAAAAATTTTGGAGTAAATGTACTTGATCAGCCCATTGTTATCGACGATAATATGATCACCTCGTGGAATCCTTCCACTGCGGCGGGTGTGGCTTTTTTGTTGCTGGAGATGCTAACCACTCAAGAGAATGCTGAAAAGGTAAAGCAGCTGATGGGGTTTTAA
- the panD gene encoding aspartate 1-decarboxylase has translation MQIEVCKSKIHKVTVTEANLQYVGSITIDEDLMDAANLIENEKVQVVNINNGERLETYVIRGERGSGTICLNGPAARKVAVGDVVIIISYALMDFEEAKTFKPSLIFPDIETNTVV, from the coding sequence ATGCAAATTGAAGTTTGTAAATCGAAAATACACAAGGTTACCGTTACCGAAGCGAACCTGCAATATGTTGGAAGTATTACCATCGACGAAGATTTGATGGATGCTGCAAACCTTATTGAGAACGAAAAAGTACAGGTTGTTAATATTAACAACGGCGAGCGTTTAGAGACTTATGTTATCAGGGGCGAACGCGGATCAGGTACCATTTGTTTGAATGGCCCTGCTGCGCGCAAAGTAGCTGTTGGCGATGTGGTAATTATCATTTCCTACGCTTTAATGGATTTCGAGGAGGCCAAAACATTTAAGCCAAGTTTGATCTTCCCGGATATTGAGACCAATACTGTAGTATAA
- a CDS encoding GH92 family glycosyl hydrolase, translated as MKPLFYCAVLLVLSISCKNQNDKNSATNVTAEDYCQYVNPMVGTSTMGHTFPGATAPFGMVQLGPQTDMQPYFNPDGSYNKKTYEYCAGYQYRDTTIIGFAHTNFSGTGHSDLGDFLVMPTTGDLVLDPLQQENGSKGFYSVFSHDNEKAAPGYYGVKLDDYNIDVELTASERVGFHQYAFPETDEAHIILDLVYNVYHYDEKNVWTFVRVENDSLITGYRQTKGWGRTRKVFFAMQFSKPFKSYGHKKYDENNYDGHYRYFDQEKNFPEMAGRNIRAYFNFDTAENEKIQVKFALSPVSMAGALKNMEAEITGWDFEKVKAEAQQKWNYELAKIQVESISNEDKRTFYTALYHTMLSPIVYEDVDGSYRGLDQNIHQSEGFTNYTIFSLWDTYRALHPFFNLIQPSRNNDMIKSMLAHYDQSVHHMLPVWSHYANENWCMIGYHSTTVLADAVVKGVGDFDRKRALEAAVTTAKVPYFHGIGDYMKYGYVPEDKSSYSVSKTLEYAFDDWCIAQIAKNTGDAAIEKEFMDRSKAYKKVYDPSIGFMRPKMSNGEFRKEFDPLDTHGQGFIEGNAWNYGLYVPHQVEDMVEIMGGKKRLSGMLDSLFTMELDDKYIEKNEDITRDGMIGNYVHGNEPGHHIPFLYNYTGEPYKTQSRVRMIMKTMYGAEVNSLCGNDDAGQMSAWYIFNSLGFYPLAPGSEYYELGSPSVKKAVVSFENGNQLTITANNQSEENVYVSKVTLNGTEIDGTKISHFDLIEGGDLVFEMSNKATK; from the coding sequence ATGAAACCACTATTTTATTGCGCTGTATTATTGGTGCTGTCTATTTCCTGTAAAAATCAAAATGATAAGAACTCGGCGACAAATGTTACTGCCGAAGATTATTGCCAGTATGTAAACCCGATGGTAGGAACCAGCACTATGGGACATACCTTTCCGGGAGCTACTGCTCCATTTGGAATGGTACAGCTGGGGCCACAAACCGATATGCAGCCCTATTTTAATCCTGATGGAAGTTATAACAAAAAGACCTACGAATATTGTGCGGGCTACCAATATCGCGATACTACGATAATTGGTTTTGCGCATACCAATTTTAGTGGAACCGGTCACTCCGATCTGGGCGATTTTCTGGTGATGCCTACAACAGGCGATTTGGTGCTCGATCCTCTTCAGCAAGAAAACGGAAGCAAAGGCTTCTATTCGGTTTTCTCGCATGATAATGAAAAGGCCGCTCCCGGTTATTACGGCGTAAAACTCGATGATTACAATATTGATGTGGAATTAACTGCCTCCGAAAGGGTAGGATTTCACCAATATGCATTCCCTGAAACCGATGAGGCGCATATTATTCTCGACCTGGTTTATAACGTTTATCATTACGATGAGAAAAATGTATGGACATTCGTACGGGTGGAAAACGATTCGTTGATTACCGGTTACCGCCAGACAAAAGGGTGGGGCCGTACGCGAAAAGTATTTTTTGCCATGCAGTTTTCAAAACCTTTTAAAAGTTACGGACATAAAAAGTACGACGAGAACAACTACGACGGGCATTACCGGTATTTTGACCAGGAGAAAAATTTCCCGGAAATGGCCGGGCGAAATATAAGGGCTTATTTTAACTTCGATACTGCCGAAAACGAAAAGATACAAGTGAAATTCGCCTTGTCGCCGGTAAGTATGGCAGGTGCATTGAAAAACATGGAAGCTGAAATTACAGGTTGGGATTTTGAAAAAGTAAAGGCCGAAGCACAGCAAAAATGGAACTACGAACTGGCAAAAATTCAGGTAGAAAGTATCTCTAATGAAGATAAGCGAACATTTTACACGGCACTCTATCACACCATGCTTAGTCCAATTGTTTACGAAGATGTAGATGGCAGTTATCGTGGACTCGATCAGAATATCCACCAGTCGGAAGGATTTACCAACTACACTATTTTTTCGCTGTGGGATACTTACCGCGCGTTGCATCCTTTCTTTAACCTCATTCAGCCGTCGCGCAATAACGACATGATTAAATCGATGCTGGCGCACTACGACCAGAGTGTGCACCACATGTTGCCGGTGTGGAGCCATTATGCCAACGAAAACTGGTGTATGATTGGTTACCATTCCACAACAGTATTGGCCGATGCCGTGGTAAAAGGAGTGGGCGATTTCGACCGCAAGCGTGCGCTGGAAGCAGCAGTTACAACGGCAAAAGTTCCCTATTTTCATGGAATTGGCGATTATATGAAATACGGTTATGTCCCTGAAGATAAAAGTTCTTACTCGGTATCGAAAACACTTGAATATGCTTTCGATGACTGGTGTATTGCGCAGATTGCCAAAAACACCGGTGATGCAGCTATCGAAAAAGAGTTTATGGATCGTTCGAAGGCGTACAAAAAAGTATACGATCCTTCTATTGGCTTTATGCGCCCGAAAATGTCAAACGGCGAGTTCCGCAAGGAATTTGATCCGCTGGATACACATGGCCAGGGATTTATTGAAGGTAATGCCTGGAATTACGGATTGTATGTTCCGCACCAGGTGGAAGATATGGTTGAAATCATGGGCGGTAAAAAACGTTTGTCGGGAATGCTCGATTCGTTATTTACCATGGAACTGGATGATAAATACATTGAAAAGAACGAAGATATTACCCGCGACGGAATGATCGGGAATTATGTACACGGCAACGAACCGGGACATCACATTCCGTTTTTGTATAATTATACTGGCGAACCTTACAAAACACAAAGCCGTGTGCGCATGATTATGAAAACCATGTACGGAGCTGAAGTAAACAGCTTGTGCGGCAATGATGATGCCGGGCAAATGAGTGCCTGGTACATTTTTAACAGTTTGGGTTTTTATCCGCTGGCACCAGGATCCGAATACTACGAGTTGGGAAGTCCTTCGGTGAAAAAAGCAGTCGTTTCTTTTGAAAATGGAAATCAGCTAACTATAACTGCCAATAATCAAAGTGAAGAGAATGTGTATGTTAGTAAAGTTACCTTAAACGGGACTGAAATTGATGGCACAAAAATCTCACACTTCGATTTAATTGAAGGAGGCGATTTAGTTTTTGAGATGAGCAATAAAGCAACGAAATAA
- a CDS encoding glycogen/starch synthase, with product MEKKRILYISQEITPYLPESEMSEIGRYLPQGVQEKGREIRTFMPRYGCVNERRNQLHEVIRLSGMNLVINDADHPLIIKVASIQAARMQVYFIDNEDYFQRKAVLHDDDGKEFDDNDERAVFFARGVLETVIKLRWAPDIIHCHGWLTSLVPLYIKKYYYNDPLFKNSKLVYSVYNDDFKQPLNPKFNEKLLLEGITTDDVKTIEEPTFANVSKMAIDYSDAVIQGTETINADVKNYINDSEKLFLDFQPKETYIDAYNEFYDKV from the coding sequence ATGGAAAAGAAAAGAATCCTTTATATTTCACAGGAGATTACCCCTTATTTACCAGAAAGCGAGATGTCGGAGATTGGACGTTACCTGCCACAGGGCGTTCAGGAAAAAGGGAGAGAGATTAGAACTTTTATGCCGCGTTATGGCTGCGTAAACGAGCGTAGAAATCAGTTACATGAGGTAATCCGTTTGTCGGGTATGAACCTTGTGATTAACGATGCTGATCACCCGCTTATCATAAAAGTAGCATCTATTCAGGCTGCTCGTATGCAGGTGTATTTTATCGATAATGAAGATTATTTTCAACGCAAAGCCGTATTACACGATGATGACGGCAAAGAGTTTGACGATAACGATGAACGTGCGGTGTTTTTTGCCCGCGGAGTGCTCGAAACTGTAATTAAGCTGCGCTGGGCACCCGATATTATTCACTGCCATGGCTGGCTTACTTCGTTGGTGCCTTTATACATTAAAAAGTACTATTACAACGATCCGTTATTCAAGAACTCGAAACTGGTTTACTCGGTTTATAACGACGATTTTAAGCAACCGCTTAATCCGAAGTTTAACGAGAAACTGTTGCTTGAAGGTATTACAACCGACGATGTAAAAACGATAGAAGAACCAACATTTGCCAATGTTAGCAAAATGGCTATCGATTATTCAGATGCGGTTATACAAGGAACTGAAACGATTAACGCTGACGTTAAAAATTATATTAATGATAGCGAAAAACTATTCCTTGATTTCCAACCAAAAGAAACATACATTGATGCCTACAACGAGTTTTACGATAAAGTGTAA